A genomic region of Pyramidobacter porci contains the following coding sequences:
- the rpmH gene encoding 50S ribosomal protein L34 codes for MKQTFQPHVRSRKRGMGFLARSRSHGGRGVLAARRAKGRKRLAV; via the coding sequence ATGAAGCAGACTTTTCAGCCTCACGTCAGATCGCGCAAGAGGGGCATGGGATTCCTCGCCCGTTCCCGGTCCCACGGCGGACGCGGCGTGCTCGCCGCGCGTCGCGCCAAAGGCCGCAAGCGCCTGGCCGTCTAA
- a CDS encoding ribonuclease P protein component: protein MVFPYPASLRLKQGWEYDTLFRTGSRLKGRLVRLLFVKAPDGKTRFAMAVGKKAAKAHLRNRGRRVLKESLRRLHPWMKEGWWFACMLNEQGLRAKADEVYADLGALLKRKGFMKDDWPGAIWYQ from the coding sequence TTGGTCTTCCCATATCCCGCTTCATTACGGCTTAAACAGGGCTGGGAATACGACACACTATTCCGCACCGGCAGTCGTTTAAAAGGCAGGCTGGTGCGGTTGTTGTTTGTTAAGGCGCCTGACGGTAAAACGCGCTTCGCCATGGCGGTCGGCAAAAAGGCGGCCAAAGCGCACCTGCGCAACCGCGGCCGCCGTGTGCTCAAGGAATCGCTGCGCCGTCTCCATCCCTGGATGAAAGAGGGCTGGTGGTTCGCCTGCATGCTGAACGAGCAGGGGCTTCGGGCGAAAGCCGACGAGGTGTATGCCGATCTTGGCGCTTTGTTGAAGCGCAAAGGCTTTATGAAAGATGACTGGCCCGGTGCGATCTGGTATCAGTAG
- the yidD gene encoding membrane protein insertion efficiency factor YidD produces the protein MRSGISRFFVWLLVLPIRGYKRWISPLLGHRCRFYPSCSSYAVEALKVHGPVKGLALAVWRLLRCGPWSEGGFDPVPPARKKRF, from the coding sequence GTGCGATCTGGTATCAGTAGATTTTTCGTCTGGCTTTTGGTGTTGCCGATCCGCGGCTACAAGCGCTGGATCTCGCCGCTGCTGGGCCATCGCTGCCGTTTTTATCCCAGCTGTTCAAGCTACGCCGTCGAAGCGCTGAAAGTTCACGGCCCCGTCAAAGGGCTGGCGCTCGCCGTCTGGCGGCTGCTCCGCTGCGGCCCCTGGAGCGAGGGCGGTTTCGACCCGGTGCCGCCGGCGCGGAAAAAACGTTTCTGA
- a CDS encoding YidC/Oxa1 family membrane protein insertase, producing MWKALSDYLFQFLNLLYSMTGNWGWAIVALTVIVRLVLHPLNAKQMRSMQQMQRLQPRLKVLQEKYANDRDTLSRETMALYKENKVNPASGCLPLIIQLPILILLFNVLRDASAQFGEATFCGVPLAGTVLSSIAKAVGFSGDPLTAGFMDTCRAIGANPAGLSAVGVWLPITFLLLFIVFLTWYQQKLSAQGNPQMATMNIVMPIFMGFICLSMPGGLLLYWMLSSLFAVIQQWFTVHKVAKEEKPVLFKDKPREGEAPAQKAVFAPRPVREKRPASKRELGEIPSAAVQSGEAYDDFSDFIPKRHK from the coding sequence TTGTGGAAAGCTCTGAGTGATTATCTTTTTCAGTTTTTGAACCTCCTTTACAGCATGACCGGCAACTGGGGCTGGGCTATCGTCGCCCTGACGGTGATCGTCCGCCTGGTGCTGCATCCCCTGAACGCCAAGCAGATGCGCAGCATGCAGCAGATGCAGCGTCTTCAGCCTCGTCTCAAGGTGCTTCAGGAAAAATACGCCAATGACCGCGATACCCTCAGCCGCGAGACGATGGCGCTCTACAAGGAGAACAAGGTCAATCCGGCTTCGGGCTGTCTGCCGCTGATCATCCAGCTGCCGATCCTGATCCTGCTGTTCAACGTGCTGCGCGACGCCAGCGCTCAGTTCGGCGAAGCCACTTTCTGCGGCGTGCCTCTGGCCGGCACGGTGCTTTCCTCGATTGCCAAGGCGGTCGGTTTCAGCGGCGATCCTCTGACGGCCGGTTTCATGGACACGTGCCGCGCCATCGGCGCCAATCCCGCGGGACTTTCCGCCGTCGGCGTCTGGCTGCCGATTACGTTCCTGCTGCTGTTCATCGTCTTTTTGACTTGGTACCAGCAGAAGCTCAGCGCGCAGGGCAATCCGCAGATGGCGACGATGAACATCGTCATGCCCATCTTCATGGGGTTCATCTGCCTTTCCATGCCCGGCGGACTGCTCCTTTACTGGATGCTGTCCTCGCTGTTCGCCGTGATCCAGCAGTGGTTCACGGTGCACAAGGTGGCTAAAGAGGAGAAGCCCGTCCTGTTCAAGGACAAGCCCCGCGAGGGCGAGGCGCCCGCTCAGAAGGCCGTCTTTGCGCCCCGTCCCGTCAGAGAAAAACGCCCCGCTTCCAAGCGCGAGCTCGGGGAAATCCCCTCCGCCGCCGTGCAGAGCGGTGAAGCTTACGATGATTTCAGCGACTTCATCCCCAAACGGCATAAGTAA
- a CDS encoding Jag family protein — protein MEENILKTQDDEVLVLEVSSEDEARDRAASHWNIAREDVLLTIVGEEKKLFGLFGRKLKVEARRPAVPAAGPAKAAEANGGFVVLLERVLKAAGLDLEVNVQSDGSVNLSGPDSRILLAGRQGEGLKALDYIVNLMARNDGPVPHVRIDCEGFRRKREKDLERIAMDAAKEAMKTRRTVYLQPMSSWERRIVHLTLRESANVETHSIGVEPGRKVAVRLISGGRPERRYESEGEERRERPDRRHGERSGSRRPRRRRSSRPDISPAGQSRVPTDDNAE, from the coding sequence ATGGAAGAAAACATTCTGAAGACTCAGGACGACGAAGTGCTGGTGCTGGAAGTTTCCTCGGAAGACGAGGCGCGCGACCGCGCCGCGTCTCATTGGAACATCGCCAGGGAAGATGTGCTCCTCACCATCGTCGGCGAAGAGAAAAAACTCTTCGGACTTTTCGGCCGCAAGCTGAAGGTCGAAGCGCGCCGCCCCGCCGTCCCCGCGGCGGGACCGGCGAAAGCGGCCGAAGCGAACGGCGGATTTGTCGTTTTGCTTGAAAGAGTCCTGAAGGCGGCGGGGCTTGACCTCGAAGTCAATGTCCAGTCCGACGGCTCGGTCAACCTCTCCGGCCCCGACAGCCGCATCCTGCTGGCCGGCCGTCAGGGCGAGGGACTGAAAGCCCTCGATTACATCGTCAACCTGATGGCCCGCAACGACGGTCCCGTGCCTCACGTGCGCATCGACTGCGAGGGATTCCGCCGCAAGCGCGAGAAGGATCTTGAGCGCATCGCCATGGACGCCGCCAAGGAAGCGATGAAGACGCGGCGCACCGTGTACCTTCAGCCCATGTCCAGCTGGGAGCGCCGCATCGTCCATCTGACCCTGCGCGAAAGCGCCAACGTGGAAACTCATTCCATCGGCGTCGAACCCGGCCGCAAAGTGGCCGTCCGCCTGATCAGCGGCGGACGCCCCGAGCGCCGTTACGAGAGTGAGGGCGAGGAGCGGCGCGAACGTCCCGACCGGCGGCACGGCGAACGCTCCGGCAGCCGCCGGCCCCGCCGCCGCCGTTCCAGCCGCCCGGACATTTCGCCGGCCGGGCAGTCTCGGGTTCCAACGGACGACAACGCAGAATAA
- a CDS encoding S9 family peptidase, producing the protein MKFLLLIAALLTLASSAGAAQRPPLIPVEDFFRLPDKARFTIAPDGLHYAWLAPWKGRMNVYVAAVDALGSGEGTRVTSATERDIAGYGWVSNDRLVYMQDKGGDENHHIYSVARDGSDVRDMTPFDGVKSGIVDQLEEDDEHILIEMNKRDRRVFDVYRLNVLTGALELIAENPGTIVGWGTDHDGKLRLATEYVGTTTRLLYRDSENLPWKTLFETDFRDSVSPQVFTADNKRLYVISDIGRDKGALFEYDPAAGTQKLIYENDEAGVGGIIWSNLHKKLLGATYYTDKLHRVYFDTEAETFYNKLQAQFPGLRVGVSDMSKDEKRMFVSVGSDRVPGRLYYYDKDQPGAFTQVTDFYPWLKEEYLAEMKPISYSARDGLTIHGYLTLPVGVEAKNLPAIVVVHGGPEARDTWGYDTEAQLLANRGLAVLQVNYRVSTGYGKAFWEAGFKQWGLKQQDDITDGVTWLIDQGIADPKRIAIYGGSYGGYATLMGLIKTPELYACGVDYVGVSNIFTLFQSIPEYWKPLLEQMYETIGHPEKDKAQFEATSPALHADRISVPLFIAQGANDPRVVKAQSDAMVEAMRRRGVKVQYMVKDNEGHGFHNEENRFDFYRAMDAFLTEHLRLERTAG; encoded by the coding sequence TTGAAATTTCTGCTTCTGATCGCCGCTCTGCTGACGCTTGCCTCGAGCGCCGGCGCAGCCCAGCGCCCGCCGCTGATCCCCGTTGAGGACTTTTTCCGTCTGCCGGACAAGGCCCGCTTCACGATCGCGCCCGACGGGCTCCACTACGCCTGGCTGGCCCCTTGGAAAGGCCGCATGAACGTCTACGTCGCCGCCGTCGACGCGCTCGGATCGGGCGAAGGCACGCGCGTCACTTCGGCCACCGAACGCGACATCGCCGGCTACGGCTGGGTCAGCAACGACCGCCTCGTCTACATGCAGGACAAGGGCGGCGACGAGAACCACCACATCTATTCCGTCGCCAGAGACGGCTCCGACGTCAGGGACATGACGCCGTTCGACGGCGTCAAAAGCGGCATCGTCGACCAGCTCGAGGAGGACGACGAACACATCCTCATCGAAATGAACAAACGCGACCGCCGTGTCTTCGACGTCTACCGCCTGAACGTGCTCACCGGGGCGCTTGAACTGATCGCCGAGAATCCCGGCACAATCGTGGGCTGGGGCACCGACCACGACGGCAAACTACGCCTCGCCACCGAATACGTGGGCACCACCACGCGGCTGCTCTATCGCGACAGCGAAAACTTGCCGTGGAAAACGCTGTTCGAGACCGATTTCCGCGACAGCGTCTCGCCCCAGGTCTTTACGGCCGACAACAAACGCCTCTACGTCATTTCCGACATCGGCCGCGACAAGGGTGCGCTGTTCGAGTACGATCCCGCCGCCGGCACGCAGAAACTGATCTATGAAAACGACGAAGCCGGCGTCGGCGGCATCATCTGGTCCAATCTGCACAAAAAACTGCTCGGCGCCACCTACTACACCGACAAACTGCACCGCGTCTACTTCGACACGGAAGCCGAGACCTTTTACAACAAGCTTCAGGCGCAGTTCCCCGGCCTGCGCGTCGGCGTCAGCGACATGTCGAAGGACGAAAAGCGCATGTTCGTTTCCGTCGGCTCCGACCGCGTGCCCGGACGGCTGTATTACTACGACAAAGACCAGCCCGGCGCCTTTACGCAGGTCACCGATTTCTACCCGTGGCTCAAGGAAGAATATCTCGCCGAGATGAAACCGATCAGCTATTCAGCCCGCGACGGACTGACCATTCACGGCTATCTGACGCTGCCCGTCGGCGTGGAAGCGAAAAATCTGCCCGCGATCGTCGTCGTCCACGGCGGCCCCGAAGCCCGCGACACTTGGGGCTACGACACCGAAGCCCAGCTCCTTGCCAACCGCGGCCTGGCCGTGCTGCAGGTCAATTACCGCGTCTCCACCGGCTACGGCAAAGCCTTCTGGGAGGCCGGCTTCAAACAGTGGGGACTGAAACAGCAGGACGACATCACCGACGGCGTCACATGGCTGATCGATCAGGGCATCGCCGATCCCAAGCGCATCGCCATTTACGGCGGCTCCTACGGCGGCTACGCCACGCTGATGGGGCTGATCAAGACGCCCGAACTCTACGCCTGCGGCGTCGATTACGTGGGCGTCAGCAACATCTTCACGCTCTTCCAGTCCATCCCCGAATACTGGAAACCGCTGCTCGAACAGATGTACGAGACCATCGGCCATCCCGAAAAGGACAAAGCCCAGTTCGAAGCCACCTCGCCCGCGCTCCACGCCGACAGGATCAGCGTACCGCTGTTCATCGCCCAGGGCGCCAACGATCCCCGCGTCGTCAAGGCGCAGTCCGACGCCATGGTCGAGGCCATGCGCCGCCGCGGAGTGAAAGTGCAGTACATGGTCAAGGACAACGAGGGACACGGCTTCCACAACGAAGAAAACCGTTTCGACTTCTACCGCGCCATGGACGCATTTCTGACGGAGCATCTGAGGCTCGAACGCACTGCCGGCTGA